TCCGAACCGGTACGGCCGCAGCAACAGAAGGCGCTGCGGAAGCCGCGTCCAAGGCTTCAAAAGTCAAATCCGAAAAAGCAAAGGCAAAAGCCAAAACCAAGGCCAAAGCCAAGAAAAAATAGTTTTTTATCTTGTCCCTTCCCTATCGTGAATTTTTTTGGAAACAAGTCACAGGTAATCTTTCAATGGCAAAGCCATTTTGCGCTGAAAGATCGCTTGAAACTTGGATCTGAAAAAAGGCGCGAAAGGGAAGATTTTTTTATTTCCCTTTAACCCTTTTTTATGGCAACTGTTCAATCGGTTTCCACCGAACTCTTCGGTCGTACATTGACGATCGAGACCGGTTTTTTGGCGATCCAGGCTCATGGATCGGTCACGGTTCGCTTGGGCGACACCGTGGTTTTGGCTACGGCCACCATGGCCCTCGAACCCCGACCTTATGGCGGGTATTTTCCACTCACCGTGGATTTTGAAGAAAAATATTATGCCGCCGGAAAAATCAAAGGCAGCCGTTTCGTAAAACGCGAAGGCCGCCCGTCCGATAACGCGGTGTTGGTTTCACGCATGATCGACCGCCCGATCCGTCCTCTTTTCCCAAAAAAGATGACCAATGACGTGCAGTTGATTGTGTCGACTTTGTCAGCCGACCTCGTGGTGCCTCCGGATACGATTGGTATTACCGCTGCTTCTGCGGCCTTGATGTTGTCCGGAATCCCGTTTGCCGGACCTGTGGCCGGTGTTCGCATCGGATACGCGGCTGTTGAACCCAATGGCCCGGAACAACTCATCGTCAACCCCACGTACGAACAAATCAATACCGGAAAACTCAATCTCGTGGTCGCCGGAACCAAAGACGCGGTCACCATGGTGGAAGCCGCTTCTAAAGAGGTTTCCGAAGACATTTTGTTGCAAGCCCTTGAGTTGGCGCACAAAGAAATTGTGAAAATGTGCGAACTTCAGCTCGAATTGGTTGGGAAAGTGACGGTGGAGAAAAAAGAACCCAATTTCCTCGAAACCAACGAAGCCGCGGTTCAAGCCGTGGATGCGTTTGTGAATAAAGAAATGCTCGACACCATTGGCGGAAAGACCAAGCATGATGTGAAAGAAAAAATTCATGCGATTGAAGAACAACTTTTTGAAAAATACGCGGCGCAAATCGAGGCCGAGGAATTTACAAAAGGCGATCTCAAAGAAATTTTGAATGAACGCATGGAAAAGAATATGCGTTCCAATATTTTGGAAAAGGAATATCGCTTGGATGGACGCGCGATCAGCGAAATTCGTCCGATTTCCATTTCACTCGATGTGTTGCCCAGACCGCACGGGTCTGCGTTGTTCCAACGAGGAGAAACCCAATCCCTCACCATCACGACTTTGGGGGCTCCGGGTGCTGCGCAAATCATCGACACCATGGATGAAGACATCACCAAACGTTACATTCACCATTACAACTTCCCGCCGTTCTCGGTGGGGGAGACCAAGCCCTTGCGTGGGCCTTCTCGCCGCGACATTGGGCATGGCGATTTGTCCGAACGCTCGCTCGACCCCATGATTCCGGAAAAAGAAGCGTTTCCGTATACCATTATGTGTGTGTCTGAAATCACAAGTTGCAATGGATCCAGTTCCATGGCTTCGGTCTGCGGATCCACGCTGTCTTTGATGGCAGCTGGGGTTCCGCTCATCCGCCCTGTGGCCGGAGTGGCCATGGGATTGGTGGTGAAAGACAAGACCAATGCCAGCGCCGGATACAAGATTCTCACGGACATTCAAGGTATGGAGGATTTTGCCGGGGATATGGATTTCAAAGTCACGGGAACGAGCGAAGGAATCAATGCTTTGCAGATGGATATTAAGGTGAAAGGCCTTTCCATCGAGATCATGAGAGAAGCTTTGGGCCGCGCCAAAGAAGCACGGTTGTTCATTTTGGCTGAAATGGCAAAAGCCATTTCGACCCCGAGAACTCAATTGTCTCAATACGCGCCGTTGATCACCACGATTCAAATTGAACCTGAACAAATTCGCACAGTCATTGGAAAGGGTGGCGAAACGATCCAAAAGATCACGGAACAATGCGGAGTGGAAATCGACATTGAACAAACCGGATTGGTCATGGTCACGGCTCCGGATCAGGCCAGTGGCGAAAAAGCCGTGAAATGGATTCACGACCTCACCTACATCCCCAAAGCCGGGGAAGAATTTGACGGCACCGTGATGCGTTTGATGGACTTTGGAGCGTTTGTGGAATTCATGCCCGGCAAAGAAGGGTTGGTCCATATTTCCGAATTGGCTTGGAGTCGCGTGAATAAAGTTGAAGACGTGGTCAAATTGGGAGACAAACTCAAAGTGAAACTCATGGAAGTCGATTCCATGGGCCGTTACAACTTGTCGCACCGAGCCACATTGCCACCTCCCCCTGGAGGAGTGCCGCCTCCGCCAGCCGGTGGATACGGTGGGCCGAGGCCGGGAGGACGACCGCCGATGAGAGGCGGGCCGCGCCGTTAAATTGTCATGGTGAGCACGCACGGAGCGAAGCGGAGTGCGCTCCCCGCATCCCGTATTTTCTTCCCGTAACGCGGGGCGTCTCGAACCATGAATAGAAAAGTATTATCAAAAAGCCCCTGACCATGTTGGGGGCTTTTTTTGGGTTTGACAAACCCTCTTCGCTCATAGAGAATTAGCCTACTTTTGGCTTATTAAAGCAATAAACTATGAATAGAGCATTGGTGATGATAACTGCGGCGGCCGCAGGATATGTGCGACCGGATATGTCAAAAATCGAATCGTTTGTAGATCCAATAGGTGGTGAATATAAAAGTCATGGGATCCCCCCAGAGGTCGAAGCCGCTAAAGAAAATTTAGAAACACGATTGAGGGGATTAGGCGTTGTTTTTGGGTCAGATGCGGCTCAAATGACTGCGCTTAATTCTACGATGCCTGAGCCAATGCCAGAACCGGAAGACCCGTTGCCTGAACCAGGGAAGGAGGCGGTTGTCCCGGGCCCGAATAGAGCAATTGAGATTTTATTGGAGGAGGTCGATGAGCAACACACTGCTGGAGAGCTTTCAGAAGAAGTAGTAAAAAAAACAAAAAAGTGGGAAAATAAGGAATCAGCCCCCTCGTAATTGCAATTGGCCTATCCCGATGACTGATTTATCCATGCAGCATTCTCTACAGCCCAAACCCGGGAAATCCCTACGATCTTCAACCTCAGGCTTAAGACGTGCTCAGCCAAGAGGAAGTGGGTGATTTTTTTAATTTCACCATTTAAAATCATCAGGACTAAACTGATTGTATATTGCATATAGAGCCTCCTCTTGCTGCTCTTTAGCGTTTCGCATAAGCTCTTCATTGCTGGAATCTTTGCTAAACTGATCGTATATTGCATATAGAGCCTCCTCTTGTCGCTCTCTAGCTTTTCTTAGAAGCTCTTCATTGCTGGGAGCATCCTCGAATGTTTTGTTAGAGGCAGACACTACTCGTTGTTTTTTTCTTTCTCGTCTTTCTTGTCGCTCGGGACGGTTTGCACGCCAACGTTTTCGTTTGTCTTGGCGTGCATGTCGGGCTACGGGATCAAGGCCTCTTTTTGGTTCTAAAATAATTTTCCCTTTTTGTTGGACCAATCCTTTTAATTTTCCAAAGAATTCTTTTGAAGTCGCATCCGTATTTTCGTCCACAACAGTCCTCGAATCTCCAACCACGTACAACTCATTGGCCGCTCGTCCGATGGCGACTCCCAGACGGCGTTTTTCTTCCAAGAATCCGATCGAGCCTTCGGCATTACTGCGAGTTAAAGAAACATAAACAATCGGGGATTCACTTCCTTGATAAGCATCAACGGTGCCGATGCGGGGTAACAGTTTTTTCAATAATTTTTCATATTGAGGTCCTCCCAATTTTCGTGACAATCGGTCTCGAATCAACTCCGCTTGACTTGCGTACATGGCGATGACCGCAATATTTTCCGGTTTTTCTCCCTTACGGACTCGTTCTAAAATTTGAGTGACAATGATGTCCGCTTCAAGTCCGTTTTTCTTGGAAGTGCCGGTGGTTCGTTCTCCGGCATGGCGTTCTTTCCCAAGCTCTTGCACCAAGTCTTTGGTGTCGATCCATCGAACAATACCTTGATGCCCAAT
The genomic region above belongs to Candidatus Gracilibacteria bacterium and contains:
- a CDS encoding polyribonucleotide nucleotidyltransferase; protein product: MATVQSVSTELFGRTLTIETGFLAIQAHGSVTVRLGDTVVLATATMALEPRPYGGYFPLTVDFEEKYYAAGKIKGSRFVKREGRPSDNAVLVSRMIDRPIRPLFPKKMTNDVQLIVSTLSADLVVPPDTIGITAASAALMLSGIPFAGPVAGVRIGYAAVEPNGPEQLIVNPTYEQINTGKLNLVVAGTKDAVTMVEAASKEVSEDILLQALELAHKEIVKMCELQLELVGKVTVEKKEPNFLETNEAAVQAVDAFVNKEMLDTIGGKTKHDVKEKIHAIEEQLFEKYAAQIEAEEFTKGDLKEILNERMEKNMRSNILEKEYRLDGRAISEIRPISISLDVLPRPHGSALFQRGETQSLTITTLGAPGAAQIIDTMDEDITKRYIHHYNFPPFSVGETKPLRGPSRRDIGHGDLSERSLDPMIPEKEAFPYTIMCVSEITSCNGSSSMASVCGSTLSLMAAGVPLIRPVAGVAMGLVVKDKTNASAGYKILTDIQGMEDFAGDMDFKVTGTSEGINALQMDIKVKGLSIEIMREALGRAKEARLFILAEMAKAISTPRTQLSQYAPLITTIQIEPEQIRTVIGKGGETIQKITEQCGVEIDIEQTGLVMVTAPDQASGEKAVKWIHDLTYIPKAGEEFDGTVMRLMDFGAFVEFMPGKEGLVHISELAWSRVNKVEDVVKLGDKLKVKLMEVDSMGRYNLSHRATLPPPPGGVPPPPAGGYGGPRPGGRPPMRGGPRR